CGTCGCGGCCGATGCCGAGCTGCTGGCGGCGGCCATCGACATCCTGCGCGTGCTGGGGCTCACCGCCGACGACTTCGTGGCGCGCATCTCCGACCGCAGGCTGCTGCGCGCGCTGCTCCTGCACGCGGGGACGCCCGAGGACCAGCTGATCCTGGTCTACAACATCGTCGACAAGCTGGAGCGCGATCCGCGCGAGGTGATCGCCAAGCGGCTGACCGGCGAGGCGGGGCTGACGGACGAGGCGGCGGAACGCGTGCTCGACATCTTCCGCTACACCGACTTCGACGCGGTGCGCCAGGCGTACGGGTCCACGGAGGGCGTGGGGCCCGAGATCGAGCGGATGGGCCAGTTCTTCGGCGCGCTCGGGGCGATGGGGCTGGGCGACTACGTGCGCTTCGACCTTTCCATCGTGCGCGGGCTGGCGTACTACACGGGCATCGTCTTCGAGCTGTTCGACACCCGCGGCGAGCTGCGCGCCATCTGCGGCGGCGGGCGCTACGACAACCTGCTCAAGCAGATCGCGGGGGTAGACCTGCCTGCGCTCGGCTTCGGGATGGGAGACGTGGTGCTCAAGGAGCTGCTCAC
This genomic stretch from Longimicrobium sp. harbors:
- a CDS encoding ATP phosphoribosyltransferase regulatory subunit, which codes for VAADAELLAAAIDILRVLGLTADDFVARISDRRLLRALLLHAGTPEDQLILVYNIVDKLERDPREVIAKRLTGEAGLTDEAAERVLDIFRYTDFDAVRQAYGSTEGVGPEIERMGQFFGALGAMGLGDYVRFDLSIVRGLAYYTGIVFELFDTRGELRAICGGGRYDNLLKQIAGVDLPALGFGMGDVVLKELLTDRGLLPSTKQSVDYYLIAVTPDQRGDMLALAHRLRETGASVEYGLKQQGIGKQFKNASAVGARRTVVLGPDELAQGVAVVKEMETGQESRVPLAELGRP